The nucleotide sequence TCCATCAACATGCGCTTAGCTTCTAGTATCACTCTGTCGGTGATTACTTGGGTCGTAGTTTTATTGAGAACTTCTTTCGTAATTCTATTCAAATGTTTTAAGGTAATATGAAGCTGTTCTGCGTAATAAAAAGGAGCTTTTTCGGCTTTATACTTTTGCTCCAAAAGCACAGCAAAACGAGTTAGCTTTATATTATAAGAATGAACTTCATGCTCGAATGTACTAAAGTATTTTCTAGCCAATTCAATATGAATAATATCCACTAGGTTCATTATTTTGTCTCTTTGTAGTAATTGCTTCTTCCTTCTTTCCGTCATCAAAGCATCAAAAAAAGGAATAATCGCTTTCATCTCATCATTATTCAGTACAATTTCAGGAGAACTATTAACTTTCGAATAAAAAGGATATTCATCAATGTCTTTTTGTCCAAAATATAGATTATATATTTCCTTTGAAAAAAATACAATATAACCTTCTATCTCTTCAGACAAACTCCAATGATGCATTTGTCCTGGTTGTAATACAAAAACACTACCAGATTGGATTGTAAAATGGTCGAAATCTACCACATGAGTTCCTGTACCTGAAGTAAAAAGAACTAAAACATAAAAATCATGACGATGTGGTTTTTCTATAAAACTATGGTTCAACAAATGATTTTTAAATGTATTCACATACAAATCACTGTGTACTGAATTACAGTCAAAATTCTGAATCGAATAAACAGGATACTTTTTCATATTTAAAAAAATGTCTTTATTGTGCTATCATGAGCGAATATAGAAAACAAAAGGTATATAGTTAAAAAATACCTTTGTTAAAAAAACAAACAAAATGGGACATACAATATTTCACCTTTTCAAAAACGAATGTCCAATCTGTCATAAAGGAAAAATTTTCAATGAAAAAACTCCTTTTTTAAAACTTGGTTTTCCTAAAATGCATACGAATTGCTCTCACTGTCATTTTAAGTACGAGAAAGAACCGGGATACTTTTTTGGTGCCATGTACATAAACTATGGTTTGACTGTCGCACAATCCATTGCGACCTATTTTATTGCTCAATTTTTCTTTAAAGAAACCTTTGACTTAAGAATTATTCCCATCATTGCATTCGTCATCATAGGATTAGCTTCTTTTAATATTCGTTTTTCAAGATTGCTGTGGTTTTATATGTTCAAAGGATATTCAGTTTAAAAAATATTCTCAAAAACGGTTATCTTAGCGACAGAAATCTTATTTTATGACGTTAATCCTCGAAAATATTGCCAAACAAATCACGTTATCAGCTGAAGAGCAAGTGTTGTTTTTGTCGAAAATTGAAGTCAAACAATTCAAAGCCAAAACAATCTTGCAACAAAGCGGTACGGTTTGCAAGAACTCCTATTTTGTCAATTCGGGGATTTTAAGAAGTTTCAATATCAATGATAATATTGTAGAGTATATTATGAGTTTTGCCTGTTCGGGCTGGTGGATTAGTGATATGTACAGTTTGCTTTCGCAAAAACCAGGCAACTTATTTATCGAAGTACTTGAAGATGCCGAAGTAGTCGTGCTTTCGAAAGAAAATCAAGAGATTTTATACCGTGAAATTCCTAAACTAGAACGTTTTTTCAGAATCTTAATCGAAAATTCTTTGGTTGCCAATCAAGAACGTTTAATGGGCAACCTCAGTTTATCTGCCGAAGAACGTTTCGAAAAATTCCAAAACAAATACCAAGACCTACAATACAGAATCCCACAAAAACAAATTGCTTCATTCATTGGTGTAACTCCTGAGTTTTTTAGCAAAATGAAATCCCGAATATTGAAAAAGTGATCAGTGCTCAGTTGTTTAGTAGGCAGTCGTAAAAGAAATTCAGTATTCCTTCATTATGTTCCAAGACTGAACACTCCTCCTCTGTTTACTGAATACTAATTACGAATCTTCAGAACGGAACACTTCTTAATCTAGATTAAGTGCTAAACACGTACATCGGGCGTAAATTTGTATTATAATAATCACTAAATTTATAATTATGGCAACTACAGTTATACACCCAGCAAATACAAGAGGAAATGCAAACCACGGATGGCTTAATGCGTATCACAGTTTTAGCTTTGCAAACTATTATAATCCAGATAGAAATCAGTTTGGTGTCTTACGCGTTTTAAACGATGATACTATTGCAGCAGGAATGGGTTTTGGCACACATCCTCATAACAATATGGAGATTATCACGATTCCGTTTGAAGGTGATTTGGCACACAAAGACAGCATGGGCAACGAAGCCACAATAAAAACTGGTGATGTTCAGGTGATGAGTGCTGGTTCAGGAATTCAACATTCAGAATTCAACCCTAACGCTGAACAACAAACCAAATTATTTCAAATCTGGTTGTTTCCAAATAAAAAAGACGTAACACCTCGTTACCAACAAATCACTTTGGATGCAACCAAACAAAAAAATGATTTTGCTCAAATTTTATCACCGAATGCAGATGATGAAGGGGTTTGGATTCATCAAGATGCTTGGTTCTTTATGGCTGATTTCGACAAAGACTTTAGTAAAACTTATCGTTTAAAAAAATCAGGAAATGGTGTGTATCTTATTGTAATTTCAGGAAGCATCACCGTTGATGGAAAAGAATTAAACACTAGAGACGCTATTGGAGTAACCGATTTTGAAACAGTTGACATACAAGCACAATCAAACGCTAAATTTTTATTAATGGAAATCCCTATGAACTACTAAAACTCGCATTATGACTGCAACAATCAACATGGATGCCGACAATAGAAGAGGTGCTTTTGAAATTGTTATTGATAAAAAAGTAGTAGCAAAAATGACCTTTGTTTTTGCAGGACCCGCCAAATTCATTATTGATCATACAGAAGTTAATCCCGAATACAACGGCAAGGGTTTTGGAAAAATATTGATTCAAAAGGCTATTGGCTTTGCCAAAGATAAAAACTCAAAAATCATCCCTTTATGTCCTTTTGCGAAAGCATATTTTGAAAAACATCCTGAACTAAATAATGTTTTAGTATCATGAATCTTATAAATAATCATTCATGAACGAAAAGGCTCCTCGTCAAATTTCTAGAGCCCCGCTTTTATTTTACCCGAACAAAATTAAATTAAAAAAGGTTGTCTTTGCAGACAACCTTTTCTAACTAATTTATTTACTAAACATCATTATGAAAAAACTTTTTATTGCTCCGAAACCAAAGGTCTTTGGATTTCCATTGCGATATCCAAAAGAACTGCTACACCTTTATCATTAACCATCGTCATATTCAAAGTGTCTAAAACTGCTAATCTTCTTGAAGTTAAACCACTAAACTTATTATATGAAATATTCATTTCTTTAAGTTGATTTAATTTCTCTAATTCAAAAGGCACTTGCCCTTCAAACTTGTTTTCAAACAAACTTAAATTTTCTAATTTAGTTAATTCGGCAATCTTTGGGCTTAATTTACCCACCATCATATTACTATTTAAAAGCAATGTTTTTAAAGTCTTAATTTCATATAGCGAATTTGGAATCTGTCCTTCAATTTCATTATTAAATAAAGATAAAACTTCTAGTTGTTGAAGATTACCAATTTGAGCTGGTAATTCACCTGACAATCTATTCATATACAATTCAACTTGTTTTAAATTATTTAATTTTGAAATCGAAGAAGGTATCGCACCTTCGATTTGATTAAATGAAAGATCTAAAACTTTTAATTTTTTCAAATTACCTAAATCACGAGGAATAAAACCTGAAAGTTTATTTTTATGTAAATTCAATTCTTGTAAGTCAACAAGCGAAACGATTTCAGCAGGTAATTCACCAACTAAATTGTTGTTTCTTAGATCAATCGAAACAACTTTGTCGCCATCTAATTTTATACCATACCAAGTATTAACTGGCGCATTTAAATCCCATTTAGCTTTCCAATTATTCCCTTGGGTTGTATTGTATAACTTTATCAATACTGCTTTATCAGATGAAGACACTTCTGCTAGCATTACAAAAGATGTCAAAACAGTTAATACAAAGGTGATTATATTTTTCATAGCCAGATAATTTATACTTGATTATTTGATTCAAATATATACCAAAATAAAGATTATATACCAAAATAATCGACGAACTACACTTTTAAATACAAATTAATACCTTTTTCTTACGAAAAACAAAAAACTAACTCTTGATAAAAAATAACTATATTTGAAATACTAACCTTAAAGATAATTAAAATGGAAATTAATTTTTTAGTACTATTAGCAGCAGCAGCTTCAACTTTAGTAGTTGGTTTTATTTGGTATAATCCAAAAGTATTTGGAACTATTTGGATGAAAGAATCAGGGATGACAGAGGAAAAAATGAAAGGTGCAAATATGGCCTTTATCTTTGGTATGTCAGTGTTTTATGCTTTTTTAATCGCAATGGTAATTCAAATGCTTAGTATTCACCAATGGGGAGCTGTGAGTATGGTTGGTGGAGATCCTAGTTTAGCAAAACCATCCTTTGATGCATTTATGGCTGATTACGGAACTTCTTTCCGCACTTTTAAACATGGTGTTTTTCACGGCTTACTAACAGGATTATTTTTAGCAATGCCAATTATAGCAACCAATTCTTTATACGAAAGAAAGAGCTGGAAATACACTTTAATTTCAGCAGGATATTGGACAGTAAGCTTTATGTTGATGGGAGGAATAATTTGTGCATGGGCATAAACGTAACCTTTATAGTTTAACTCGTCTTCAAAAGAGACGAGTTCTTTTTTTCAAATTTGCTCAATTGCTTTGGCTAAATTAAAATCTTTATCTGTAAGTCCATTGGCATCATGAGTAGACAACCTAATATTCACTTTATTGTAAACATTAAATAATTCAGGATGATGATTTGCCTTTTCTGCCAAGACACCAACCTGAACGATGAAAGCAAGTGCCTGATTGAAATTTTTAAAAACAAATTTCTTTTCAATACCTTGATTATTATATTTCCAATCTAATAAATTGATCAACAAAGGTTGGGCTGTTATTTCGTTATACGTATCCATAATTCTATTATTTTGTTTATATAAAATTAGTTAAAATTTAGCCAACAACTCTATCATTTGAGTTTAAATAGTAATTTTGAACTCTAAATCCATACACTATTTTGAAAGATCATTATTCTTTACAAATATATTCCTCGACAGATAATCTTCCTAAAGAGTGGGATCATTTGGCTTCAAAAAACATCTTCCTTTCGAAAGACTATTTAAACATCTTAGAAAAAGCAGCTCCAATAAATATGATTTGTCATTTTATAGGAATATTCAAAGAGGAACAATTGGTTGGCATCTCATTATCACAATTTATAAATTTAACTAATGTCAATTCTTTAGGAGATCGCGACCACTGTTTCAAAACTATGGTTAAAAATTTCTTGTTCAAAAAATTAATTTCCAATGTACTCATTATAGGAAACAATATGTTGACTGGACAAAATTGCTATAGCTTTAGCAATACCATTTCAACAAAAGAAGGGCTCATTCAACTGAATAATGCTACTCAAGAACTGCGTGATTTATTCAAAAAAAGAAAAATCAAAATTCATCTTACTGTTTTTAAGGATTTTTTGATACCTGATTCAAAGAAATTCAAAATGGATGAATTCAAAAGGTATTATCATTTCAACACACAGCCTAATATGATTTTTAACATCAAAGAATCATGGCATTCTATTGATGACTATATAGCTGATTTAAATAAAAAATACCGCGATCAATATAAAAGAGCACGCAAAAAAGCTGAATGCATTGAGAAAAAGAAATTATCCCTTTCAGAAATTACACAATATCACGCTAAGATTAATGAACTGTACCTAAATGTAGCCGAAAATGCTCCTTTCAACACTTTTTATTTATGCGAAAATCATTTTGAAGTATTCAAAGAAAAACTCCACGACAACTTTTTATTTTATGGCTACTTCCTCGAAGACGAACTCATAGGATTTAATACGCTAATTAAAAACGGACAAGATATTGATACGTACTTTTTAGGATACAATCACAAACACCAAAGAGAAAAGATGTTGTATCTGAATATGCTATACGATATGATAGGATATTCGATAAAGAAAAAATATAAACGGATAATCTTTGCGAGAACAGCACTTGAAATCAAGAGTTCGGTAGGTGCCATTCCAATTGAAATGAACGGTTTAATTCAGCATGAAAATTATTTCTTAAACCTATTAATGGCAAAAAGTTTTGCGTATTTTGAACCTAAGACTGAATGGATTGAGAGAAATCCGTTTAAATGATATTTTAAGGAATAGCTACTTTAATTTTATCTGATGAAATGGAAATTGTCAATTCATTTTCATTGCCAACATATTCTCCATCAATTTGAAACCCAACTGGAATATTCGTTTTTATTGTTGCTGAATCCGTAGAAATGATTTCAATATCTTTATGCCCTAATGGCATCCTCCCCATAACAATATTACTAATTACTCCTAGGTTTATTTTCTTCAAAATCACCAGTTCAAATTTACCGTCATTGAGTGTTCCTAATGGATTAATTACCACTCCAGTTCCATACTTTTGCGCATTGGCAATTACAATCATCCTGGCTTCGGTATCTATGGTTGTACGTGCCGTTTCTATTATTACATGAAATGGTTTTGGTGCATTGACTAAAGTTCGAAAAGCTTGCGCAAAATAGCCCCACTTACCGTGAATTTTACTTTTTTTATAATTTTTAATCAATTCAGCATTTAACCCAATATCACTTAGATGTAAGCTTTTTTTATGATTAATCACAACCATATCAATTTCTAGATAATCATTAAAAAGGGCAATTTCTAAATTTTCCTCAATGGTTCGTATCAAATCCAATTCGACAGCTAAACCATTTGCTGAACCTACAGGCAATATTCCTAAAACTACATCTTTATGCGCTACAGCGTCACCTACTAATTTAATAGTACCATCACCTCCTGCAATAATAATTCGTTCAGGCTTATACTCGTCATACAGTTCTCTGATTTTTAAAATATCATCAATATCTGTTGTGTAATAAAGCACTAGATTAATTTCTTTGGTGGCAACAAAATCATTAACCGCCTGAATATAATCAGTCTTTTCTAGTCCTCCTGATACAGGATTCACAACCAATAGGATATTCTTTTTCATGTTTTTATTTCGATTATTGCTTAAAATTAACTAATTTTCATTGTACTTCAAAAGTAACCCCAAATGAAACCTATTTTAAAACTTTATCGTGGTTATGCCAACGAACAGGAATTAATAGTCATGGGACATGTTTTTAAACCTACTAATAGAAAAGATTATGATTTTCTATCCAGAAAATTTAAAAACGCAAAGGCTACTATTAATATGTTCCGAATTAAAACGCAAGCCAATGCTGATGTGTACCTTATGCATGATAACATACGAATTCACACAAAAACGTTAGATGACGGTTATTTTAAATTTTGCATCCCTTTAAGTCAAAAAAATTATGGTTGGATTGAATACGAAGTTAGTATTGTTTACAAAAATCAAACAATAGTATGTAAAGAAAATTATAACCGACCTAAAGAAGGAGATTTAGGTATCATCTCTGATATTGATGACACTTTTTTGGTTTCTTACACTAAAAGTCCTGTCAAGAAAATCTATCATTTACTATTTAAAAATGTAATGAAGAGAAAAATTTTTGAAGATGTTGTCCCTCACTATCAAGCCTTAAGTCTGGCTGGAAGAACAAATCCAAATGAGCGCAATACTTTTTTCTATGTTTCGAGTAGTGAATGGAATTTATACCGATTTATTGTAAAATTCACTGAAATCCATCAACTCCCAAAAGCAGTACTACTACTTAAAGATATTAAAACGAGTATAAAAAGTTTTTTTTGGACAGGAAGAGGCCAGAAGCACAATCATAAATTTGAAAAAATAAAGCATATTCTCGAATTTTATCCGAATCTTAAATATGTCTTATTGGGTGACGACACTCAAGAAGATGCTCGCCTCTATGAGGCCATTTGCAAAATATTTCCACTTAGCATCAAAGCTGTTTACATAAGGCAGACAGGAAGCTCTCAAAAAGCACATATAACAACAATACTAACCAACATCACTACTTTGAATGTAAAAGTATGTTATTTTAAAAATAGTGCTGAAGCCATTGAACATTCTAAAGCCATAGGGTTGATTGCCTAAAGAAAATGCTATTGATAAAATAGCCTAGATGGCAGTGAAAATCCTTTTATGAAAAACACTATTTTTTTGTACTACTGGCAGAGCGACCAGAGGAAGCTCCTGCCAGTAGTTTACAAAAAAAGTGTTTTGAGTAAAAGATTGTAACGTACAGCTGGATTAGCTACAAATTATCTATCTCTTCTTGAACGATTTCCCAATCAAGTAACAATTGATCTAAATCTTCTTTTTTCTTATTGTAAGCCTTAAAGAATGCTGCGTCTTCAATATGCTTATCGTAGTTAGACTCCAGCATTTTATCATTGTTTTGAATGTCTTTCTCTAATTGTTTGATTTGACTTTCAATTTTGCTGAGTTTATTATTTAGTGCTTTTGATTTTTTTTGGTCTTCGTAAGATGCTTTATTGCTTTCCTTAGGAGCTACTGCTTTTTGAGCATCTTTTTTCTCGACTTCACGCATATTTTCAAGGTTGCGTTGCTCTAAGAAATAGTTGATATCTCCCAAATATTCTTTTATTTTTTGGTCTTTGAATTCATAAACCAGGTTTGACATCCCCTGCAGGAAATCTCTATCGTGTGATACTAAAAGTAAAGTGCCACCAAATTTTTGGAGTGCTGCTTTCAATACGTTCTTGGATTTGATATCCAAGTGATTGGTAGGCTCATCCATCAGCAAGACGTTGATAGGTTGCAACAGCAATTTACACAAAGCTAAACGATTACGTTCCCCTCCAGAAAGAACTTTCACTTTTTTCTCTACATCATCCCCGCGGAACAAGAAAGACCCTAGCATGTCACGAACTTTCATTCTATTGGTATCCGCTGCGGCATCTTCCATGGTTTGAAGCAATGTAATTTCGCCATCAAGATATTCCGCTTGATTTTGAGCAAAATAACCTAACTGTACGTTATGACCTAACTTGATATTACCTTGGTATTCGAATTCGTCAACAATAGCTTTTATGAAAGTAGATTTACCTTGACCATTTTGACCCACAAAGGCAATTTTACTTCCTCTTTCTACCAATAAATTGATGTCTTTTAAAATGGTTTTATCACCATATTTTTTGGTTACATTTTCGGCTTCGATTACTACTCTACCCGGTTCTTTGGAAACAGGAAAAGAGATATTCATCACCGAATTATCATCTTCATCAACTTCTATTCGCTCTACTTTGTCTAATTTCTTGATTAAAGATTGGGCCATAGAAGCTTTCGAAGCTTTGGCACGGAACTTTTCTATTAACTTCTCCGTTTCTTCAATTTTCTTGGCTTGATTTTTTTGAGTAGCCAATTGTTTTTCGCGAATTTCATGACGTAATTCTAAGTATTGCGAATACGGCTTATTGAAATCATATGCTTTACCAAGCGAAATTTCAATTGTTCTATTCGTAACATTATCTAGGAACATTTTATCGTGAGAAACAATTACAACAACACCAGGATAATTACGCAAGAAATTTTCTAACCAAATGATACTCTCAATATCCAAGTGGTTAGTAGGCTCATCCAGCAACAATACATCATTGGCCTGCAAAAGCAACTTCGCTAATTCAATACGCATTCTCCAACCTCCTGAGAAAGTCTCGGTTTGATTGTTAAATACTTCTCTTTTAAAACCAAGTCCTAAAAGGATTTTTTCGGTATCACCTACATAATTATACCCTCCTAAAAGGTCAAAACGATGGGTGTAATCCGATAAATCTTCTATTATTTTAGAGTATTCTTCACTTTCATAATCGGTACGAGTGACCAATTGGTGGTTGATTTCCTCTAATTTTTTTTCGACAATTTTAATCTCTGTAAAAGCTTCATAAGCTTCTTCAAGAACGGTTCTTCCTTGTTCGAAATCAATATCTTGACGAAGAAAACCCATTCTAACATCTTTCTCTTGTGAAATAACTCCTGAATCAGGTTTAAAATCACCTGCTAACATTTTTAACATGGTTGATTTCCCTGCTCCATTCTTCCCTACAAGTCCTACTCGATCTCCAGCACCTAACCTAAATGTTACTTCTTCGAACAAATAAGTACCCCCAAACGAAACCGATAAATTGTGTATATTAAGCATATATTATGACTAAAGTTACATAGGCAACAATCCTAAAATTGTACCTTTGCTGAAATTTTATGCAAATGTTAAAAAAAGGATCCAAACTAAATAGCATTTTAACAGGAACTTGTCCGAAATGCCAAAATGAAAGCATGTATCAGGACAAAAACCCTCTACATTTAAGTAATGTCTTAAAAATGAACGAAGATTGTAGTCATTGTGGATTACACTATCAAATCGAACCTTCATTTTTTTATGGTGCTATGTATGTTAGTTATGGTCTTAATGTTGCTATTGGAATTGGTTCTTTTATAATTTCATATGTAATACTAGATGCAACAATAAAAACTTCTTTTCTCGCAATCATCATAACCCTTATTTTACTAGGTCCTTTTGTATTACGATGGTCAAGAAATATTTACATTAATATGTTTGTTTCCTATGATAAGGATGCGATATTAAAAAAATAAATTATCGAATAAAGTTTTTAGGCTTAATTCGCTTAATATCTATTTCTTTATCTAATGGAACTCCATTTTCGATAGCATCAAATAGCGCTTTAGCCATTGCTGGACCTAACATCACTCCTCTTGTACCTAATCCATTAAGTAAATGTACATTCTTATAATCTGGATGAGTTCCTACTAAAGGTCGACGGTCACGAACAGTAGGACGAACACCTGCAAAGTGCTCTATAATTTCGAAATCACAACTTAAAATTTCTTCAATTCTTTCTATTAATTCTTTTTTCCCTTCTTCTGTAGGTAAATCTGTTTTATCTTTCCAATTGTATGTTGCACCTACTTTAAACAAATCATTTCCTAACGGCAAAATAAAAACACTAGTATTAACAATAACATCTAATTTTAGATTAGGGGCTTTGATGATAAACAATTCCCCTTTCGTTCCATCAAGTGGCAAATGATTGAAATATGGATTAGCATGCATTCCAAAACCTTCAGCAAACACAATATTCCTAGCCTCAATATCCTTGTATGTAATGCAATCCTCTTTTAAAATTAAAACATCATGCTCAAAAGTTTCATTTAGAAACCAATTATTCATTTTTAAATAGTCACGATAATTTCCCAACAAACTAGCTGTATCCACATATCCAGTACATAATACTTCACCATAATCATAAGGAGAATCAATACCTGCAAACTTATCCTTAATTAAACGTAAAGATAAAAAAGGAGCTAAACTGGGTTTGTCCGAAGCTGCGAACCAATTATTTTGTTCTTCTATTGAAAAAAATTTTCTTAATATAGGCTTCTTAAAATCAAACTGAATTGATAATTTACTCTCAATTCGGTTATAAAAAGGAATCATCAAGTCTAATTGTGCTTTAGCATTCCAAACTTCACTAAAACGCTTTAAAATTACAGGATTATAAAGACCTCCAGCGACTTTAGATGAACTTAGAGAATCATTATCTAAAACCATAATAGATTTTCCATTTAACAAAGCAATTTCAGAAAAAGAAATTCCCGCTAAACCTGAACCAACAATCAAAAAATCAATCATACTTTTTAGTTTTAAAACCTACATTTGAAATCACAAAAAAACTCTTACTAAACAGTAAGAGTTTTTTTATAATGCTTTATTCAATTAGTAATTCCACATATCCGATTCAAAATTACGAATCTTCTCCTTTACTCTCTCAGATTCTATAAGCTGGTTTAGAGCATTATCTTTCATGTATTCTTTGATTTC is from Flavobacterium sp. NG2 and encodes:
- a CDS encoding DUF983 domain-containing protein, which codes for MLKKGSKLNSILTGTCPKCQNESMYQDKNPLHLSNVLKMNEDCSHCGLHYQIEPSFFYGAMYVSYGLNVAIGIGSFIISYVILDATIKTSFLAIIITLILLGPFVLRWSRNIYINMFVSYDKDAILKK
- a CDS encoding FAD-binding oxidoreductase; this translates as MIDFLIVGSGLAGISFSEIALLNGKSIMVLDNDSLSSSKVAGGLYNPVILKRFSEVWNAKAQLDLMIPFYNRIESKLSIQFDFKKPILRKFFSIEEQNNWFAASDKPSLAPFLSLRLIKDKFAGIDSPYDYGEVLCTGYVDTASLLGNYRDYLKMNNWFLNETFEHDVLILKEDCITYKDIEARNIVFAEGFGMHANPYFNHLPLDGTKGELFIIKAPNLKLDVIVNTSVFILPLGNDLFKVGATYNWKDKTDLPTEEGKKELIERIEEILSCDFEIIEHFAGVRPTVRDRRPLVGTHPDYKNVHLLNGLGTRGVMLGPAMAKALFDAIENGVPLDKEIDIKRIKPKNFIR